Part of the Flavobacterium sp. KS-LB2 genome is shown below.
TGCCAATTGCAAAAAAATTAGGCTTGAGTTCTATTTTAGGTTATTTACTGGCAGGAATAATCATTGGTCCTTTTGTTCTTGGTCTTATCGGTCAGGAAGGCCAGGATATCATGCATTTTGCAGAATTTGGTGTAGTAATGATGCTTTTTTTAATTGGCCTTGAACTAGAACCAAACAAGTTTTGGAAAATGCGGAAATTCATTCTTGGAATGGGTTCCATGCAACTAATAGGAACTACCTTAGTATTATTTGTAGGATGTCTTTTCTTTATGGACTGGAAATGGGAGACTACATTAGCGATTTCATTGGCACTCGCATTATCCTCTACGGCTATAGTATTGCAAACTTTAAAAGAAAAAGGACTATCAAATACTTCGGTAGGCCGTTCTTCGTTTGCTGTTTTACTATTTCAAGATATTGCAGTAATTCCCATTTTGGCATTTTTACCGCTTTTGTCAACCGTAAATATTGAAGCAACAAATGAGGCTCCACAATCATTAATTACAGGCTATGCAAGCTGGTTACAAACGCTAATCGTAATCGGAATTATTTCGACAATCTATTTTGCAGGTCGGTTTTTGTTTGTTCCCTTATTGCATATTATAGCACGAACCAGGCTGCAAGAATTGTTTACTGCGTCGGCATTATTGTTAGTGTTTGGTGTTTCTTATGCGATGCAATTAGTTGGTTTAAGTCCTGCACTTGGAGCTTTTATGGCAGGAGTTGTATTAGCTAATTCTGAGTTTCGTCATGAATTAGAAGGTGATATTGCGCCGTTTAAGGGATTGCTTTTAGGATTGTTCTTCCTTGGTGTAGGCGCATCGATAAACTTTAAATTGATTCTTGAAAATCCATTGTTTATTTTCATTTTTGGAGCAATTCTTACATTTGTGAAGTTCATGGTTTTATTTCTAATCAGTAGATTTAATAAAAAAAACATGGATCAAAATTTATTGTTTGCTTTTGGCTTGAGCCAAGCGGGAGAATTTGGTTTTGTAATCATGAGTTTTTGCATGCAATTGAATATAATTCCCAATATTTTAGCCAACCAAATTATGGCAGT
Proteins encoded:
- a CDS encoding monovalent cation:proton antiporter-2 (CPA2) family protein; its protein translation is MDTNFLLQAIIYLTAAVICVPIAKKLGLSSILGYLLAGIIIGPFVLGLIGQEGQDIMHFAEFGVVMMLFLIGLELEPNKFWKMRKFILGMGSMQLIGTTLVLFVGCLFFMDWKWETTLAISLALALSSTAIVLQTLKEKGLSNTSVGRSSFAVLLFQDIAVIPILAFLPLLSTVNIEATNEAPQSLITGYASWLQTLIVIGIISTIYFAGRFLFVPLLHIIARTRLQELFTASALLLVFGVSYAMQLVGLSPALGAFMAGVVLANSEFRHELEGDIAPFKGLLLGLFFLGVGASINFKLILENPLFIFIFGAILTFVKFMVLFLISRFNKKNMDQNLLFAFGLSQAGEFGFVIMSFCMQLNIIPNILANQIMAVIAMSMVATPFLLLINERIIYPNTRIHEKEIKKDNDYIDEDNPVIIAGFGHFGSTVGRLLRANQIKSTILDYDSDRIDLLRKMGFKVYYGDATRLELLKAAGCENAKIFIAAIDNPTVNLQVIETLKKHFPNLKILTRARNRNDAYELIDHKVQHIYRETLYSAVNMGVDALVELGLRKYTATRQGQQFIKYDEITTRKLAEKRHDKMAYMITIKEELELQEQLLKSDVYSQIAATNHSWDSQHLKNNLADLSESPDLQE